From a region of the Flavobacterium branchiarum genome:
- a CDS encoding DUF6850 family outer membrane beta-barrel protein: MISKKAILFFLLLLSCAAQAQLTDSLLVRQNSFYNDIEVRLYETPLFFTTQDLSDFTQTQIDFEQKLTPFKRVQTAEKSTKYAFSTHGIFNIKPRLRLFGNFIYNQIHEDGLGYNLTTERTENQNVLSPNYYFAPKKGNWEIQNYNLNGGASYQLENNILLGATVFYINSKNYRKIDPRPQIALSKYGGELHGGYVYKDHRVFGSVGMSKKTETGDIDYVDDTQNAPAYPETFTTFSSGYGRVVFNSSYNKYIYNTIDKNFGLGYQFQNDRNSLGVTYRFNKAMEDLYRKDANSNIYIQKDLRQYRYRYYSNTAKLNYYHDGEFKDYKLQLEYSAGQGDNFSVAENGQNYRMNLDRLQLSSGIIKKENDRVLYNFELIGAYAKHKYIDLLGNTNKKLNTLEIQAVFNRDLFVNEKNKLNLEFGVNYYVALNEGLVFIPTSSNTSFADNVIIPDHAYDSTSKLQSNIVANYYIKLPKKKTLQLFINYKTLTALDNKYLEYYANLNTKASTYFNGGISINY, translated from the coding sequence ATGATTTCAAAAAAAGCAATACTATTTTTTTTACTACTACTGAGTTGTGCTGCACAAGCGCAACTTACTGATAGTTTATTGGTCAGACAAAACTCTTTCTATAACGATATTGAGGTTCGATTATATGAAACTCCCCTCTTTTTTACAACTCAAGATTTAAGTGATTTTACTCAAACTCAAATTGATTTTGAGCAAAAGTTAACGCCTTTTAAACGTGTACAAACTGCTGAAAAATCTACTAAATATGCTTTTTCTACTCATGGGATTTTCAATATAAAACCGCGATTACGTCTTTTTGGAAATTTTATATACAATCAAATACATGAAGATGGTTTAGGATATAACCTTACAACAGAACGTACCGAAAATCAAAATGTACTTTCTCCTAATTATTATTTCGCTCCAAAGAAAGGAAACTGGGAGATTCAAAATTATAATTTAAATGGAGGTGCATCCTATCAATTAGAGAATAATATCTTGTTGGGGGCAACTGTTTTTTACATCAATAGCAAAAATTATAGAAAAATTGATCCGCGTCCTCAAATCGCACTAAGTAAATACGGAGGAGAATTACATGGTGGTTATGTTTATAAGGATCATCGCGTGTTTGGTTCTGTAGGAATGTCAAAAAAAACAGAGACTGGTGACATCGATTATGTTGATGATACTCAAAATGCACCTGCCTATCCAGAGACATTCACGACTTTTTCTTCAGGATATGGTCGTGTCGTTTTTAATTCGTCTTATAATAAATACATCTACAATACGATTGATAAAAATTTTGGTTTAGGATATCAATTTCAGAATGATAGAAATAGCTTGGGTGTGACTTATCGATTTAATAAAGCTATGGAGGATTTATACAGAAAAGATGCTAATAGTAATATTTACATCCAAAAAGATTTAAGACAGTACCGCTATCGTTATTATTCGAATACTGCAAAATTGAATTATTATCACGACGGAGAGTTTAAAGATTATAAGCTACAACTAGAATATAGTGCTGGTCAAGGAGATAATTTTTCGGTAGCAGAAAATGGACAAAACTACAGAATGAATTTAGATCGTTTGCAACTTAGCAGCGGCATTATTAAAAAGGAAAACGATCGTGTACTTTATAATTTTGAGCTAATTGGTGCTTATGCGAAACATAAATACATTGATTTATTAGGAAACACAAATAAAAAATTAAACACTTTAGAGATTCAGGCGGTATTCAACAGAGATCTTTTTGTTAATGAGAAGAACAAATTGAATCTCGAATTTGGTGTAAATTATTATGTAGCTTTAAATGAAGGTCTGGTATTTATACCGACTTCTTCAAATACTTCTTTTGCAGATAATGTGATTATACCGGATCATGCTTATGATAGTACTTCAAAATTACAATCGAATATTGTAGCTAATTATTATATCAAATTACCTAAGAAAAAAACACTTCAACTTTTTATAAATTATAAAACATTAACGGCATTAGACAATAAATATTTAGAATACTATGCCAATTTAAATACGAAAGCAAGCACTTATTTCAATGGTGGAATTTCGATAAATTATTAA
- a CDS encoding cytochrome-c peroxidase, producing the protein MKKKSVLILLLLLSITLVSVRNYNTDNDTYYSIAELKKLYSSGDHSKWPKPTIDSTVVGFEDLGVLPNVVFPEDNPYSLEKRELGKILFFDPRLSGSQQISCASCHDPELGWGDGKRVSNGHDRAPGTRNSKPIINVAFSKIFFWDGRAATLEEQAKFPIADVKEMNNHMDIAVKNIQKLEGYKKFFKSAYGDEKVTEEKILKAIATFERTIVSRKSRFDKFIEGDSTQLSDKEVNGLHLFRTKARCLNCHNSSYFSDNQFHNVGLTYYKRKYEDLGRYYVTKDPEDVGKFRTPSLREITHTGPYMHNGLFPQLRGVLNLYNAGMPNIKPKGDQVNDKLFPVTSPLLKKLNLTEQELQDLEAFLKSISSGIYREPAPEEFPKKKEKITKSKTI; encoded by the coding sequence ATGAAAAAAAAATCAGTTCTAATACTCCTTTTATTACTTAGTATAACATTAGTATCTGTAAGAAATTACAATACTGATAATGACACCTATTATTCTATAGCAGAATTAAAAAAACTATATAGCAGTGGCGATCACAGCAAGTGGCCTAAGCCTACTATTGACAGCACAGTTGTTGGTTTTGAAGATTTAGGAGTACTTCCGAATGTGGTATTTCCTGAGGATAATCCTTATTCGCTTGAAAAAAGAGAATTAGGTAAAATACTTTTTTTTGACCCAAGATTGTCTGGTTCACAACAAATTTCTTGCGCTTCGTGCCACGATCCTGAATTGGGTTGGGGAGATGGAAAACGTGTTTCTAATGGACATGATAGAGCACCGGGTACACGAAATTCTAAGCCAATTATAAATGTTGCTTTTTCTAAGATTTTTTTCTGGGATGGTCGTGCTGCAACTTTAGAAGAGCAAGCTAAATTTCCTATAGCCGATGTTAAAGAAATGAACAACCACATGGATATTGCTGTAAAGAATATTCAAAAATTAGAAGGATATAAAAAGTTTTTTAAAAGTGCTTATGGAGATGAAAAAGTAACAGAGGAAAAAATCCTGAAGGCTATTGCTACTTTTGAACGTACAATTGTAAGTCGAAAAAGTCGTTTTGATAAATTTATTGAAGGAGATAGCACACAACTTTCTGATAAAGAAGTTAACGGTTTGCATTTATTTAGAACAAAAGCTAGATGCCTTAATTGCCATAATTCTTCTTATTTCTCAGACAATCAATTTCATAATGTTGGCTTGACGTATTACAAACGAAAATACGAAGATTTAGGTAGATATTATGTAACTAAAGATCCTGAAGATGTTGGGAAATTTAGAACACCTTCATTAAGAGAAATTACGCATACGGGACCTTATATGCACAATGGATTATTTCCTCAGTTAAGAGGGGTTTTGAATTTATATAATGCTGGAATGCCTAATATAAAACCTAAAGGAGATCAGGTTAATGACAAGTTATTCCCTGTGACTTCGCCTTTATTGAAAAAATTAAATTTGACTGAACAAGAATTACAAGATCTTGAAGCATTCTTAAAAAGTATATCATCTGGAATTTATCGTGAACCTGCTCCTGAAGAGTTCCCTAAAAAGAAAGAAAAAATTACAAAGAGCAAAACGATTTAG
- a CDS encoding pirin family protein, producing MKYREIEKILTPQNFTWVGDAFYTTSFVGKEIPRIRMSPFFAVGYNADIDFEAREIPRGVGAHPHKGFETVTIAYKGKIEHKDSKGNHGVIGEGDVQWMTAGSGILHQEYHEQEFARKGGTFQMVQMWVNLPAKDKETNPQYQDLLFDKMTKVPVGNDGSFVNVIAGDYLGHKGKATTFSPMNLYNAYLNKGAKADFSFSKNWNTAILVIEGGVKVNNETELKKDSFAMFENDTSDSFSLEGISDNTIVLIMSGKPLNEPIAHYGPFVMNTQEQITKAIEDFQAGKFGTL from the coding sequence ATGAAATATAGAGAAATAGAAAAAATACTAACTCCACAAAATTTTACTTGGGTAGGAGATGCTTTTTATACCACTTCATTTGTGGGAAAAGAAATTCCAAGAATCAGAATGTCACCATTTTTTGCCGTTGGATATAATGCTGATATAGATTTTGAAGCAAGAGAAATTCCAAGAGGAGTCGGTGCCCATCCGCATAAAGGATTCGAAACCGTAACAATTGCTTACAAAGGAAAAATTGAGCATAAAGACAGTAAAGGTAATCACGGTGTAATTGGAGAAGGTGATGTTCAATGGATGACAGCAGGATCAGGAATTTTACATCAGGAGTACCATGAACAAGAATTTGCAAGAAAAGGAGGTACCTTTCAAATGGTTCAAATGTGGGTTAATCTTCCAGCAAAAGACAAAGAAACTAATCCACAATATCAGGATCTGTTATTTGATAAAATGACAAAAGTTCCTGTGGGTAATGATGGTAGTTTTGTAAACGTAATCGCAGGTGATTATTTGGGACACAAAGGTAAAGCAACAACTTTTTCACCTATGAACTTGTATAATGCATATTTAAACAAAGGAGCAAAAGCTGATTTTAGTTTTTCTAAAAATTGGAATACAGCAATTCTAGTTATAGAAGGAGGTGTAAAAGTTAATAATGAAACTGAATTGAAGAAAGATAGTTTTGCAATGTTTGAAAACGATACGAGTGATAGTTTTAGTTTAGAAGGAATAAGTGATAATACTATCGTGCTTATAATGAGTGGGAAACCATTAAACGAACCAATTGCTCACTACGGACCATTTGTTATGAATACTCAAGAACAAATAACAAAAGCGATAGAAGATTTTCAAGCAGGCAAATTTGGAACTTTATAA
- a CDS encoding NAD-dependent epimerase/dehydratase family protein, with protein sequence MKETILITGANSFIAKHLVPMLNEKYSVKLLTRDPKAANEYQWDLDNWTIDEGALDDVSHIVHLAGAKLNDGQPMTEEKRKRVYDSRIGAANFLREKLKERKQKLSSFVSASAIGYYGFTDQKIEIDENGDKGMGFAATLSDDWEKAADQFKTDGIAKYVSKIRVSLVLGKEGGIFPVFANIVKNNPDVAIADDYESFPWNHVEDMAGIFAFAVEHNLDGVFNSVAPEPVSKQDVFKVIANEVFDTNYVLKPFEGQHLIAHKIIEAGYAFRYPNIKEAVINILGSTI encoded by the coding sequence ATGAAAGAGACTATATTGATAACGGGGGCAAATAGTTTTATTGCGAAGCATTTAGTTCCCATGTTGAATGAGAAATATAGCGTAAAATTATTGACAAGAGATCCTAAAGCCGCTAATGAGTATCAATGGGATTTGGACAATTGGACGATAGACGAAGGAGCCTTAGATGATGTTAGTCATATTGTACATCTTGCTGGTGCAAAATTAAATGACGGTCAGCCAATGACTGAAGAGAAAAGAAAGCGAGTATATGATTCTAGAATAGGGGCAGCAAATTTTTTAAGAGAAAAATTAAAAGAAAGAAAACAGAAATTGAGCTCTTTTGTTTCAGCTTCAGCAATTGGTTATTATGGATTTACAGATCAGAAAATAGAAATAGATGAAAATGGAGATAAAGGGATGGGTTTTGCCGCGACTTTGAGTGATGATTGGGAAAAAGCAGCGGATCAATTTAAAACAGATGGAATAGCAAAATATGTCTCTAAAATTAGAGTATCATTAGTTTTAGGCAAAGAGGGAGGGATTTTTCCAGTTTTTGCCAATATTGTAAAAAACAATCCAGATGTTGCAATAGCAGATGATTATGAATCATTTCCATGGAATCACGTAGAAGATATGGCAGGTATTTTTGCATTTGCAGTGGAGCATAATCTAGATGGAGTATTTAATTCAGTTGCTCCAGAACCAGTCTCTAAACAAGATGTTTTTAAGGTTATTGCTAATGAGGTTTTTGACACAAACTATGTATTAAAACCTTTTGAAGGGCAACATTTAATTGCTCATAAAATAATTGAGGCTGGGTACGCATTCCGATATCCAAATATTAAAGAAGCAGTAATAAATATTCTTGGCTCAACAATATAA
- a CDS encoding winged helix-turn-helix transcriptional regulator, producing the protein MSELRVTSNLEVITIMIKKPKTDPEGCTGDIKSMTDALEILGGKWRLLIVHYLFLREKDINTFKKIEKDIVGISAKMLSKELKILEVNKIVDRKIMDTKPVTVQYSITEYGKEVKPVISILVDWGLNHRREMFEK; encoded by the coding sequence ATGAGTGAACTGCGAGTAACTAGTAACCTAGAAGTTATTACTATAATGATTAAAAAACCAAAAACAGATCCTGAAGGATGTACCGGTGATATTAAGTCTATGACAGATGCTCTTGAAATACTGGGAGGTAAATGGAGACTACTTATTGTACATTATCTATTTTTAAGAGAGAAAGATATAAATACATTTAAAAAAATTGAAAAAGATATAGTCGGCATATCTGCAAAAATGCTGTCAAAAGAATTAAAGATTTTAGAAGTAAACAAAATTGTGGACAGAAAAATAATGGATACTAAACCTGTTACGGTACAATACTCTATTACTGAATATGGAAAGGAAGTTAAACCTGTTATTTCGATTCTGGTTGATTGGGGTCTAAATCATAGAAGAGAAATGTTCGAAAAATAA
- a CDS encoding efflux transporter outer membrane subunit, whose protein sequence is MRVLYNIGFCLFAGVLLTSCAIDKKYTRTDLNVPEKYRQEIALTGDTILHSWKNYYKDPLLVDLIEKALVKNNDVLIAMKSMEQLDLTYKQAKLLLLPTLDFEANGSRSYQSKNSLNGSLSAQFTNKNYIDDYSANLRLSWEADIWGKAAMQKRDAKASYFAQKENLSALKTRVIVQVAQSYYNLLGLDEQLKIAQKNIDLSNSTLSMMQLQYNSGAISSLALYQTEAQKKTAELLLPLAKANIAVQENALQILCGEFPNNILRSGNLDDAGFSEVLPVGIPASLLSRRPDVKAAEYAVMSAYAKTGLAKATMFPTLSLSPTIGVNSFEFDSWFNFPGSVTKNIAANLVQPIFNKRALRTAYEIAILEQEKAVVQFKQSFIVAVGEVSDAMAQSKYADERIELATEKAVSLNKAISDATLLYKSGMVSYLDVIVAQNSALQNDLDVVSIKLEKLNATINLYRAIGGGVQ, encoded by the coding sequence ATGAGAGTACTATATAATATTGGTTTTTGTTTATTTGCAGGTGTTTTACTAACATCTTGTGCAATTGATAAAAAATATACTCGTACAGATTTAAATGTACCCGAAAAATACCGTCAAGAGATTGCTTTAACAGGAGATACTATTTTGCATTCCTGGAAAAACTATTATAAAGATCCCTTGCTAGTTGATTTGATAGAAAAAGCATTGGTTAAAAATAATGATGTGCTTATTGCAATGAAAAGTATGGAACAACTTGACCTTACTTATAAGCAAGCAAAATTATTATTATTACCTACGCTGGATTTTGAAGCAAATGGAAGTCGTAGTTATCAGTCTAAAAATTCACTAAATGGCTCTTTGAGTGCGCAGTTTACTAATAAGAATTATATAGATGATTATAGTGCAAATCTTCGTTTGTCTTGGGAAGCCGACATATGGGGAAAAGCAGCAATGCAAAAAAGAGATGCCAAAGCGAGTTATTTTGCTCAGAAAGAGAATCTGTCTGCTTTAAAGACTCGCGTAATTGTTCAGGTAGCTCAATCCTATTATAATCTTTTAGGGCTAGATGAACAACTTAAAATTGCGCAGAAAAATATTGATTTAAGCAATAGTACATTAAGTATGATGCAATTGCAGTATAATTCGGGTGCGATTAGTTCTTTGGCGCTTTATCAAACTGAGGCTCAGAAAAAAACGGCAGAATTATTACTTCCTTTAGCAAAAGCTAATATAGCTGTTCAAGAAAATGCATTGCAAATTTTATGTGGAGAATTTCCAAATAACATTTTGCGATCAGGAAATCTTGACGATGCAGGTTTTAGTGAAGTATTGCCTGTTGGGATTCCTGCATCACTTTTGAGTAGAAGACCTGATGTTAAAGCGGCTGAATATGCTGTTATGTCTGCCTATGCTAAGACAGGATTGGCAAAAGCGACAATGTTCCCTACGCTAAGTTTGAGTCCAACAATAGGTGTTAATTCTTTTGAATTTGATAGTTGGTTTAATTTTCCAGGCTCAGTTACCAAGAATATAGCAGCTAATTTGGTACAACCGATCTTTAATAAAAGAGCTTTAAGAACAGCGTATGAAATTGCCATTTTAGAACAAGAAAAAGCAGTTGTTCAATTTAAGCAGTCATTTATTGTAGCTGTTGGAGAAGTTTCTGATGCAATGGCTCAGTCAAAATATGCCGATGAACGTATAGAACTCGCTACAGAAAAAGCAGTTTCTTTAAATAAAGCAATTTCAGATGCAACATTACTATATAAAAGCGGAATGGTAAGTTATCTGGATGTTATAGTTGCCCAAAATAGTGCTTTGCAGAATGATCTAGATGTTGTCTCAATAAAATTAGAAAAATTAAATGCCACAATAAACTTATATCGAGCAATAGGAGGTGGAGTGCAATAA
- a CDS encoding efflux RND transporter permease subunit, protein MLKKIIDRPVLATVISIVLVILGIIGLAKLSVTRFPDISPPTVMVSGSYPGGNSETVIRSVVTPLEEQINGVENMQYIKSTASNDGTFSISVIFKQGVDPDQAAVNVQNRVQQATPKLPQEVVRMGLTTSKQQNSMIVIFNLYTDDNNKYDELFLQNYANINLVPQMKRVPGVGQVQIFGIKDYSMRVWLDPRKMANAGLVPSDITQAIANQSLESAPGKLGEESKSALEYVIRYKGKKNKPEQYENIVVKTDGNNILRLRDVARVEFGAISYSGDNMSSGKNAVTMAILQTSGSNANDIEIGVNKEVERLSKSFPPGIKYVNVMSTKDKLDEATGQVKSTLLEAFILVFIVVFIFLQDIRSTIIPAIAVPVAIIGTFFFLLVFGFTINILTLFALVLAIGIVVDDAIVVVEAVHSKMEEDSELSSKEATHSAMAEITGAVVSITLVMSAVFIPIGFMTGSSGIFYKQFAYTLAIAIIISAVNALTLTPALCALLLKNNHNGKHENDSPKRGFKERFFIGFNSGFENLTGKYIKGVRFLIGRKWLAGGLVVGISAIAIIMMVSTPKSFVPMEDDGFMLYSLSMPPGTALDRTTEVVKKIEKELSTVEAIDNNTSITGFNILSNSSSPAYGLGFIKLKPKKERGAIKDIDEILNTISSKLSVIKEGSIMVLRTPPVEGFGVTSGAEIVLQDRTARTPASLKAMTDKVIGDIMKQPGVQYAYTTFRADYPQFELEVDEDKAIQMGVNMRELLNNIQTYFAGDQSADFTRFGKFYRVNVKADGIFRTDQEAFNEIFVRNAKMEMVPVKSLVKLHKVYGPETVDRYNLYNSVNITAVALPGFSNGEIMGNLETVLDKLPSDYSYEWTGLSLEEKEGGSQTIAIFGLCLLFVFFLLAAQYESYLLPLAVLLSIPTGILGAFLGVKAVGLDNNIYVQVGLIMLVGLLAKNAILIVEFALQRRYAGLSIKDAAIEGARSRLRPIIMTSLAFIAGMIPLMFASGGTAVGNRSISVSAAIGMFSGVVLGVFVIPLLFIVFQYLQEKISGQKGITKTTKE, encoded by the coding sequence ATGTTAAAAAAAATAATAGACAGGCCAGTATTGGCTACGGTTATTTCCATTGTATTGGTAATATTGGGGATCATTGGTCTTGCAAAATTATCAGTAACAAGATTCCCAGATATTTCACCACCAACAGTAATGGTAAGTGGTTCTTATCCTGGAGGAAATAGTGAAACAGTAATTCGTTCTGTGGTAACGCCACTAGAAGAACAAATAAATGGAGTTGAAAATATGCAGTATATAAAATCTACTGCAAGTAATGATGGAACATTTTCTATCAGCGTTATTTTTAAACAAGGTGTAGATCCAGATCAGGCTGCGGTAAATGTGCAAAATAGGGTTCAGCAAGCAACACCAAAATTACCACAAGAAGTGGTTAGAATGGGACTTACTACCTCTAAGCAACAAAACAGTATGATTGTTATTTTCAATCTTTACACAGATGATAATAATAAATATGATGAATTGTTCCTGCAAAATTATGCAAATATCAACTTGGTACCACAAATGAAACGTGTACCAGGAGTAGGGCAAGTTCAGATTTTTGGGATAAAAGATTACTCGATGAGAGTTTGGCTTGATCCACGAAAAATGGCTAATGCAGGTTTAGTTCCATCAGATATAACTCAGGCAATTGCAAATCAGAGTTTAGAATCTGCTCCAGGAAAATTAGGAGAAGAATCTAAGTCGGCTTTAGAATATGTTATTAGATATAAGGGTAAAAAAAATAAGCCAGAGCAATATGAAAATATTGTAGTTAAAACAGATGGTAATAATATTTTAAGACTTCGAGATGTGGCCAGAGTTGAATTTGGTGCTATCTCTTATAGTGGAGACAATATGTCGAGCGGAAAAAATGCTGTTACAATGGCAATATTGCAAACATCTGGTTCGAATGCAAATGATATTGAAATCGGGGTTAATAAAGAAGTAGAAAGACTATCTAAATCTTTTCCTCCTGGAATTAAATATGTTAATGTAATGAGTACCAAAGATAAGCTTGATGAAGCTACAGGACAAGTAAAATCTACTTTGTTAGAAGCTTTTATTTTAGTTTTCATAGTAGTATTTATTTTCCTTCAGGATATTCGTTCTACCATTATTCCTGCAATTGCAGTTCCGGTAGCTATTATAGGAACGTTTTTCTTTTTGTTGGTGTTTGGATTTACGATTAACATTCTAACGCTTTTTGCCTTAGTTTTAGCTATTGGTATTGTAGTAGATGATGCCATTGTAGTAGTAGAAGCGGTGCATAGTAAGATGGAGGAAGATTCAGAACTTTCTTCTAAAGAAGCTACACATAGCGCTATGGCAGAGATTACAGGAGCGGTTGTTTCAATTACGCTAGTAATGTCAGCGGTTTTTATTCCGATTGGTTTTATGACAGGATCGTCTGGAATTTTCTATAAACAATTTGCTTATACACTTGCTATAGCCATTATTATATCGGCTGTAAATGCTCTTACGCTGACTCCAGCGTTATGTGCGCTACTTTTAAAGAATAATCATAATGGTAAACATGAAAATGATTCTCCTAAAAGAGGTTTTAAAGAACGTTTTTTTATTGGATTTAACTCCGGTTTTGAAAACTTAACGGGGAAATACATCAAAGGAGTTCGTTTTCTTATTGGAAGAAAATGGTTAGCTGGTGGACTAGTTGTGGGAATAAGTGCTATTGCAATTATTATGATGGTTTCAACTCCAAAAAGTTTTGTGCCAATGGAAGATGATGGATTTATGCTTTACAGTTTATCGATGCCTCCTGGAACAGCATTGGATCGTACTACAGAAGTAGTTAAAAAGATTGAAAAAGAGCTTTCAACTGTAGAAGCAATAGATAATAATACCAGTATTACAGGTTTTAATATTCTTAGTAATAGTTCAAGCCCAGCTTATGGATTAGGATTTATAAAATTAAAGCCTAAGAAAGAACGTGGAGCGATTAAAGATATTGATGAAATCCTTAATACTATCAGTAGCAAGTTATCTGTTATAAAAGAAGGCTCAATTATGGTTCTTAGAACGCCTCCAGTAGAAGGATTTGGAGTAACAAGTGGTGCTGAGATAGTACTTCAGGACAGAACTGCCCGTACTCCAGCTTCATTAAAAGCAATGACCGATAAGGTAATTGGAGATATTATGAAACAACCAGGAGTTCAATATGCCTACACTACATTTAGAGCAGATTACCCACAGTTTGAACTTGAAGTTGATGAAGACAAAGCCATCCAAATGGGAGTTAATATGCGTGAGCTCTTAAATAATATCCAAACTTATTTTGCAGGAGACCAGTCTGCAGATTTTACAAGATTTGGAAAATTTTATAGAGTTAATGTAAAAGCCGATGGAATTTTTAGAACAGATCAGGAGGCTTTTAATGAAATATTTGTTAGAAATGCCAAAATGGAAATGGTACCCGTAAAATCACTTGTTAAGTTACATAAAGTATATGGGCCAGAAACAGTAGATCGTTACAACCTGTATAATTCGGTTAATATTACGGCTGTAGCATTACCAGGATTTAGTAATGGAGAAATCATGGGTAATCTAGAGACAGTTCTTGATAAACTTCCATCTGATTATAGTTATGAATGGACAGGATTGAGTCTTGAAGAGAAAGAAGGAGGTAGCCAAACTATTGCTATTTTTGGATTATGTCTACTGTTTGTATTCTTTTTATTGGCAGCACAGTATGAAAGTTATTTATTACCTCTTGCAGTATTACTGTCTATTCCAACAGGTATTTTGGGAGCCTTTCTTGGAGTTAAAGCCGTAGGTCTTGATAATAATATATATGTACAGGTTGGTTTAATCATGCTAGTTGGGCTTTTAGCTAAAAACGCTATTCTTATTGTAGAATTTGCATTGCAAAGACGTTATGCGGGTCTTTCTATTAAAGACGCGGCGATAGAAGGAGCAAGATCGAGATTAAGACCAATTATTATGACATCACTAGCCTTTATTGCGGGTATGATTCCATTAATGTTTGCCTCAGGAGGAACAGCAGTAGGAAACAGATCTATAAGTGTAAGTGCTGCTATAGGAATGTTTAGTGGAGTTGTCTTGGGAGTTTTTGTAATTCCGTTACTTTTTATAGTATTTCAATATTTACAAGAAAAAATTTCAGGTCAAAAGGGCATAACTAAAACGACAAAAGAATAA
- a CDS encoding efflux RND transporter periplasmic adaptor subunit: MTKQFLQNNKTLNRIIILFIIITISSCGKSGSENQGLGAPKPEVDFFSAKSITGEVEKKYPGIIEGSVNVDIKPQVSGYLEAIYVKEGQYVTKGQSLFKIKGDVFLEEVNNTRAAYKSALANLANAKLEIEKIKPLVEAKVYSDMQLKTANANYEAAVAQVAQAKATLGSSQINADFSLIKAPVSGYISRIPNRVGNLVTPSDAVPLTILSEINTVFVYFSLSESDYLSFSKDTNLNQSVSLILADDSLYEQQGKLEIASGNIDRSTGTIALKAIFQNPKKQLRSGGSARVVLKSSLPSVISVPMASVKDIQDKFFVYVLKDGNKVTMTPIEIAGSTGANYFVKAGVKSGDKIALNSIDALYDSMEVVPKVTAKEANNK; the protein is encoded by the coding sequence ACCTAAACCAGAAGTAGACTTTTTTTCTGCTAAGTCTATAACAGGAGAAGTAGAAAAAAAATATCCAGGAATTATTGAAGGTTCTGTTAATGTAGATATAAAGCCTCAAGTATCAGGATATCTTGAAGCTATTTATGTTAAAGAAGGTCAGTATGTAACTAAAGGCCAATCTCTTTTTAAAATTAAAGGGGATGTTTTTTTGGAAGAAGTTAATAATACTCGTGCAGCTTACAAGAGTGCATTAGCTAATCTAGCCAACGCTAAATTGGAAATTGAAAAGATTAAACCATTAGTTGAAGCAAAAGTGTATTCGGACATGCAATTAAAAACAGCCAACGCTAATTATGAGGCAGCAGTAGCACAAGTAGCACAAGCAAAAGCAACTTTGGGATCTTCGCAAATTAATGCAGATTTTTCATTGATTAAAGCTCCAGTAAGCGGCTATATTAGTCGTATTCCTAATCGAGTTGGTAACCTAGTTACTCCATCTGATGCTGTTCCGCTAACAATTCTTTCAGAGATTAATACTGTTTTTGTTTATTTCTCTTTAAGTGAATCGGATTATCTCTCTTTCTCAAAAGACACAAATTTGAATCAATCTGTAAGTCTGATTTTGGCTGATGATAGTTTATATGAACAGCAAGGAAAACTTGAAATTGCCAGCGGTAACATAGACCGTTCTACAGGAACAATTGCATTAAAAGCTATTTTTCAAAACCCAAAAAAACAATTGCGATCAGGAGGTTCTGCAAGAGTGGTATTGAAGAGCAGTTTGCCATCAGTAATTAGCGTTCCAATGGCTAGTGTAAAAGATATTCAGGATAAGTTTTTTGTTTATGTTTTAAAAGACGGTAATAAAGTAACAATGACTCCTATTGAAATTGCTGGTAGTACTGGTGCAAATTATTTTGTAAAAGCGGGTGTAAAATCTGGAGACAAGATTGCATTAAATTCTATCGATGCCCTTTATGATAGTATGGAAGTAGTTCCTAAAGTAACAGCAAAGGAAGCAAACAATAAATAA